A window of Cryptomeria japonica chromosome 3, Sugi_1.0, whole genome shotgun sequence contains these coding sequences:
- the LOC131070406 gene encoding leucine--tRNA ligase, cytoplasmic yields the protein MYKIQSSQIYRSWNSSFFIHTSSNKKIKTCSVSGSACERFNFHIPLISRRISSMATTALEGIRSFARRDQLLKIQSDVQKRWEDGEVFKAEAGSEPPAEAEKYFGNFPYPYMNGSLHLGHAFSLSKLEFASAYYRLRGRNVLFPFAFHCTGMPIKACADKLDHEIKQFGNPPVFPIDNDDDVEDEHQLSSQQQRNGGAGETLPGQYKSKRSKASAKKGAAKYQWQIMQSLGLKDSEIAQFRDPYHWLTHFPPLAKEDLKMFGAGVDWRRSFITTDMNPFYDSFVRWQMRTLKDMGKIVKDMRYTIYSPLDGQPCADHDRASGEGVQPQEYTLIKMEVIPPFTEKLKILEGRRVFLAAATLRPETMYGQTNAWVLPDGKYGAFEINDTDVFVVTERAALNLAYQHMSKVPEKPTCLVELTGRDLIGLPLRSPLTANDVVYALPMLTILTDKGTGIVTSVPSDSPDDYMALLDLKLKAALRAKFGVKDEWVLPFEIISIINIPEFGDKSAEKVCIDLKIKSQNDKDKLAEAKRLTYLKGFTDGTMLVGEFKGSKVQEAKPQIRKKLLESEEAVMYSEPEKKVISRSGDECVVALTDQWYILYGEPGWRTKAEECLAKMELYSDEARHGFENTLSWLNQWACSRSFGLGTRIPWDEQFLVESLSDSTLYMAYYTVSHLLQNGDMYGKTDSVIKAEQMTDEVWDYIFREGPFPQSEIPSDLLKCMKKEFEYWYPFDLRVSGKDLIQNHLTFCIYNHTAILPDEKWPRSFRCNGHLMLNSEKMSKSTGNFRTLRQAIEDFSSDATRFSLADAGDGMDDANFVFETANAAILRLTKEITWMEEILAAEASLRQGPPSTFADRVFNNEINIAIKLTENNYSAMMFREALKTGFYDLQAARDEYRLSCGLGGMNRDLLWRFMDIQTRLITPLCPHYAEHVWKEVLKKDGFAVRSGWPTAESPDLTLQRANKYLQDTIVSMRKLLQKQMSAPKKAKKGTTNSAKESEELKPSVGLLYVAEEYKDWKATCLGILQDKYDRNSRSFAPDQEILAALKKSPIGNRSDFKQVLKQCMPFLKFKKDETLAVGPQALDAKLPFGEIQVLLENVDLIKRQIGLEELEVLSAADENAKLRAGPHVSVLNQTPPSPGNPISIFMTASDFQQSSANKIGTL from the exons ATGTATAAAATTCAATCGTCTCAAATATATAGAAGTTGGAACAGCAGTTTTTTCATTCATACAAGCTCGAACAAAAAGATTAAAACTTGTTCAGTTTCTGGAAGCGCGTGTGAGAGATTCAATTTTCACATTCCTTTAATCAG TAGGAGAATAAGTAGCATGGCAACAACAGCCCTGGAGGGCATAAGGAGCTTTGCACGCAGAGATCAGCTTCTAAAAATTCAGAGTGATGTGCAGAAAAGATGGGAAGATGGTGAGGTGTTCAAAGCAGAAGCAGGCTCTGAGCCCCCAGCAGAGGCTGAGAAATATTTTGGCAACTTTCCATATCCCTATATGAATGGCTCCCTTCATTTGGGTCATGCATTTTCCCTCTCCAAGTTGGAGTTCGCTTCAGCATATTATAGATTGAGGGGCAGGAATGTTCTGTTCCCTTTTGCTTTTCACTGCACTGGAATGCCCATCAAGGCCTGTGCCGATAAGCTGGATCACGAGATTAAGCAGTTTGGAAATCCCCCTGTGTTTCccattgataatgatgatgatgtcgAAGACGAACACCAATTATCCTCCCAACAACAACGAAATGGTGGGGCAGGCGAGACATTGCCTGGTCAATATAAGAGCAAACGGTCCAAAGCTTCTGCTAAGAAAGGAGCTGCTAAGTACCAGTGGCAAATTATGCAGAGTTTGGGACTGAAGGATAGCGAGATAGCCCAATTTAGAGATCCTTATCATTGGCTCACCCACTTTCCTCCTTTAGCAAAAGAGGATCTGAAAATGTTTGGTGCTGGGGTGGATTGGAGACGCTCCTTTATCACTACTGACATGAATCCATTCTATGATTCTTTTGTGCGTTGGCAAATGAGGACTCTCAAAGATATGGGCAAAATTGTGAAGGATATGCGCTATACCATTTATTCTCCTTTAGATGGGCAGCCTTGTGCAGATCATGACAGGGCTTCAGGGGAAGGCGTACAACCTCAGGAATATACTCTTATCAAAATGGAAGTTATTCCGCCTTTCActgagaaattaaagatcttggAGGGTAGGAGAGTGTTTCTTGCGGCAGCAACGTTGAGGCCGGAAACCATGTACGGTCAGACAAATGCTTGGGTGTTGCCTGATGGCAAGTATGGTGCATTTGAGATCAATGATACGgatgtttttgttgtcactgagaGGGCCGCCCTCAATCTTGCATATCAACATATGTCCAAGGTCCCCGAGAAGCCTACTTGCCTGGTTGAGTTAACAGGCCGTGACTTAATTGGTCTACCTTTGAGGTCCCCTCTTACAGCTAATGATGTTGTGTATGCCCTTCCCATGTTAACAATTCTAACAGACAAAGGAACAGGAATAGTAACCAGTGTACCAAGTGATTCACCTGATGACTACATGGCTCTattggatttgaagttgaaagCAGCCCTCAGAGCCAAGTTTGGAGTGAAGGATGAATGGGTTTTACCATTTGAAATTATTTCTATAATCAACATACCAGAGTTTGGGGACAAATCGGCTGAGAAGGTGTGTATTGATTTGAAGATCAAAAGTCAGAATGACAAAGATAAACTTGCAGAAGCAAAGAGATTGACTTATTTAAAAGGTTTCACTGATGGAACAATGCTTGTGGGAGAGTTCAAGGGCTCGAAAGTTCAAGAAGCAAAACCTCAGATCAGGAAAAAGCTTTTAGAGTCAGAGGAAGCAGTCATGTACAGTGAGCCTGAGAAAAAGGTTATCTCTAGGTCAGGTGATGAATGTGTGGTGGCCCTTACAGATCAATGGTACATATTGTATGGTGAACCTGGGTGGAGAACTAAGGCTGAAGAATGTTTGGCGAAGATGGAGCTCTACTCTGATGAAGCAAGGCATGGATTTGAAAATACACTAAGCTGGCTTAATCAGTGGGCCTGCTCCAGATCATTTGGGCTTGGAACAAGAATACCTTGGGATGAACAATTCCTTGTTGAATCTTTGTCAGACTCCACACTGTATATGGCCTATTACACTGTCTCTCACCTTTTGCAAAATGGAGACATGTATGGTAAGACTGACTCTGTAATAAAGGCAGAGCAGATGACAGATGAAGTCTGGGATTATATATTCCGTGAGGGTCCTTTCCCACAATCAGAGATTCCTTCAGACCTTCTAAAGTgcatgaaaaaagagtttgagtaCTGGTACCCCTTTGATTTGCGGGTCTCTGGTAAGGATTTGATTCAGAACCATCTCACTTTTTGCATTTATAATCACACAGCCATATTGCCAGATGAAAAATGGCCCCGTTCATTTAGGTGCAATGGGCATCTTATGCTCAATTCTGAGAAGATGTCAAAGTCTACAGGAAATTTTAGAACTTTGCGTCAGGCAATAGAAGATTTTTCTTCAGATGCCACTCGATTTTCTTTGGCTGATGCAGGTGATGGGATGGATGATGCTAATTTTGTTTTTGAAACAGCTAATGCTGCGATCCTTCGACTAACAAAAGAGATAACATGGATGGAGGAGATTTTGGCTGCAGAGGCATCCTTGAGGCAAGGACCTCCATCTACTTTTGCAGACAGGGTAtttaataatgaaataaacattgCAATCAAGTTGACTGAAAATAATTACAGCGCAATGATGTTCAGGGAGGCCTTGAAGACAGGTTTCTATGATCTCCAGGCAGCTCGGGATGAGTACAGGTTGTCGTGCGGTTTAGGGGGCATGAATAGAGATTTACTATGGCGATTTATGGATATCCAGACACGGCTAATAACTCCACTTTGTCCTCATTATGCAGAGCATGTTTGGAAAGAAGTTCTAAAGAAGGATGGATTTGCAGTCAGATCAGGGTGGCCAACAGCAGAGTCACCTGATCTTACCCTTCAGCGTGCTAATAAGTATTTACAGGATACAATTGTTTCCATGAGGAAGCTTCTTCAGAAGCAGATGTCTGCTCCAAAGAAGGCTAAGAAAGGTACAACAAATTCTGCAAAAGAATCTGAAGAGTTGAAGCCATCTGTAGGATTGCTCTATGTAGCAGAGGAATATAAAGATTGGAAGGCAACATGTTTGGGGATTCTGCAAGATAAGTATGATAGAAACAGTCGCTCTTTTGCACCAGACCAGGAAATATTAGCTGCTTTGAAGAAAAGTCCCATTGGAAATCGTTCTGATTTTAAGCAAGTTCTTAAGCAGTGCATGCCATTTCTTAAGttcaagaaggatgagactctgGCTGTTGGGCCTCAAGCATTAGATGCAAAGCTACCTTTTGGTGAGATCCAAGTCCTTCTAGAAAATGTGGACTTAATCAAAAGACAGATAGGCCTTGAAGAGTTGGAAGTGTTGTCTGCAGCAGACGAAAATGCTAAACTTAGAGCAGGCCCTCATGTTTCAGTGTTGAATCAGACACCTCCTTCACCAGGAAATCCAATCTCTATCTTTATGACTGCTTCAGATTTTCAGCAAAGTTCAGCAAATAAAATTGGCACATTGTAA